The stretch of DNA AATACGGATCATTTAATCAATAAAACGTATGTATTGCAATTGCTTGAAGACCACTGTCAAGGTAAGGCAGACAACAGCCGTAAGATTTGGACGGTTCTTATGTTTATGGTGTGGCATCAAGTGTATGTTGAAGATGTTTATTCTTTTCAACGTGATTTTGCACAGAAAAAAGTATTAGAATCACTAAAATATTAATATTTAGAGGCTGACTCTTGAGCATTGAGTCAGCCTCTTTTTATTTTTAAGATTTATGATTGAAGTGACTTATAATATTGGGCCTTTTCTGCATATTCTGTATAGATTCTTGTCATATCTTTTATATCTTCTTCGGTTAATTCTCTAATAACTTTTGCTGGTCTGCCAAATGCTAAGGTATTAGGTGGAATTTTTTTACCTTGAGGAACAAGGCTGCCTGCACCTATAAAGGCCCCTTCACCAATTTCAGCTTGATCGAGGATAATGGAGCCCATACCAATTAATGCTCGTTTTCTAATGATACAGCTGTGAAGGATGACCTGATGACCGATGGTTACCTCATCTTCTAAAATTAGCGGGTTATTAGGGCTTTGGTGTAAGATAGAGTTATCTTGGATATTTACCTTATTACCAATTCGGGTGGGGGCAACATCCCCTCTAATCACTGAGTTAAACCAAACACTGGACTGCTCACCAATTTCAACATCACCAGTTATCGTTACATAATCGGCAATAAACGCTGACTCAGCGATTAATGGATACTTATCTTTATATGGGTAAATCATTCTGTTCGCTCCTTTTACAATGATATCTCTATTGTAGCGAATGCTCGAACAGAAATTCAAAAAATTCATCTTTTTTCAATGAATATAGTAAAATAAACTTTTCAACAAATAGCAATTACATTTTTCTAGGGGGAAAAAATATGTGGAAGTGGGAAGCGGAAGGGGAGGCAAAAGCAGTCATTGTGATGGTTCATGGTGCAATGGAACATCACGGGCGTTATGGCTGGCTGATTGAAATGTGGCGTTCATCGGGCTTTCATGTAATTATGGCCGATCTTCCAGGTCAGGGTATGACAACGAGGGCGAACCGTGGCCATATCGATTCCTTCGACGAATACATTTATGAGGTAAAGGATTGGATTCAGGCGGCTTACCGATATGATTTACCTGTATTTTTATTAGGACATAGCATGGGGGGATTAATTTCGCTCCGTTTATTACAGGAAGAAA from Bacillus sp. SLBN-46 encodes:
- a CDS encoding gamma carbonic anhydrase family protein translates to MIYPYKDKYPLIAESAFIADYVTITGDVEIGEQSSVWFNSVIRGDVAPTRIGNKVNIQDNSILHQSPNNPLILEDEVTIGHQVILHSCIIRKRALIGMGSIILDQAEIGEGAFIGAGSLVPQGKKIPPNTLAFGRPAKVIRELTEEDIKDMTRIYTEYAEKAQYYKSLQS